In Paroedura picta isolate Pp20150507F chromosome 6, Ppicta_v3.0, whole genome shotgun sequence, one genomic interval encodes:
- the METTL21C gene encoding protein-lysine methyltransferase METTL21C: MFSTQYQLFPKATQVIMEEKEGLEEDSEQCIDCSPISDSGPRVLKMLEKWVPKASHYFDKEHYFYAGHQITIQESIENFGAIVWPGALALCQYLESDQQEINLKDKKVIELGAGTGLVSIVASILGAFVTATDLPEVLENLEFNITKNTRGMNIHKPEVRKLSWGENLSRDFPKSTHRYDFIVATDVVYHHTALDLLLATIDYLCQPGTTLIWANKFRFSTDYDFLDRLSNIFNITQLAEFPDSNVKLFKGTVREN; encoded by the exons ATGTTTTCAACCCAGTACCAGTTGTTTCCAAAAGCTACCCAAGTCATAATGGAAGAGAAAGAAGGCCTTGAAGAAGATTCTGAGCAGTGCATTGACTGTTCTCCAATATCGGACTCAG gaccacgtgttttaaaaatgttggaGAAATGGGTTCCCAAAGCATCTCATTATTTTGATAAAGAGCATTATTTTTATGCTGGGCATCAGATCACCATCCAAGAATCCATAGAAAACTTTGGAGCAATAGTCTGGCCTGGG GCTCTTGCTCTGTGTCAGTACCTGGAATCAGATCAACAAGAAATCAACCTCAAAGACAAGAAAGTGATTGAACTTGGAGCTGGGACGGGCTTGGTGTCCATAGTGGCGAGTATATTAG gAGCTTTTGTTACTGCCACTGACTTGCCCGAGGTACTAGAAAATCTGGAATTCAACATTACCAAAAACACACGGGGCATGAACATCCACAAGCCTGAAGTACGAAAGCTGTCCTGGGGGGAAAACCTCAGCCGAGATTTCCCCAAGTCAACCCACCGTTATGACTTCATTGTGGCTACTGACGTGGTATACCACCATACTGCTCTGGATCTCCTGCTAGCCACAATAGACTACTTGTGCCAGCCTGGGACAACCTTGATCTGGGCAAACAAATTCAGATTCAGCACCGATTACGATTTTTTGGACAGACTCAGCAACATATTCAACATCACCCAGCTAGCAGAATTCCCGGACTCAAATGTAAAACTGTTCAAAGGCACGGTGCGAGAAAATTAA